The Methanohalophilus portucalensis genome window below encodes:
- a CDS encoding dihydrolipoyl dehydrogenase family protein, with the protein MAREYDIIIIGTGVAGTVCAKKAAAAGMKIAITDIREYGGTCALRGCVPKKVLVGVAETVEQVNRFNKLGIMPQSSVDWSKLMEFKQTFVENFPADKEEKFKNMDIETYHGGAKFVSQNEVKIADTVLKGKHILIAPGSVPRKIGIKGKENLITSEQFLNLDELPSRIVFVGGGYISFEFAHIAARTGSQVTILQRSEVLKHFDRDMVKLLVKASQEAGINVNTGISVSSVESTSAGYTVNTRDSEGKDSRIECDLVVNGSGRVAALEGMELERGNVETKDGFVETNEYMQSVSNPYVYAAGDCVKPGAPLTPVASLQGTTAADNIIKGNVKTVDYTGIPSTVFTLPPLSSVGVSLSESTEKYEVLIHDRSHWYNSRRLSENYAASKVIIEKESQKIAGAHILGSHSEEVINLFAMAMRLGLTLSQFKRVVYVFPTVSSEIQSMIRE; encoded by the coding sequence ATGGCCAGAGAATATGATATTATCATCATTGGGACAGGTGTAGCAGGTACCGTTTGTGCGAAAAAGGCAGCTGCGGCAGGAATGAAGATCGCAATTACAGATATCAGAGAATATGGCGGGACATGTGCACTTCGGGGATGTGTGCCAAAAAAAGTACTTGTGGGTGTTGCAGAAACCGTTGAACAGGTTAATCGTTTCAACAAGCTGGGGATCATGCCACAATCTTCCGTAGACTGGAGCAAGTTAATGGAATTTAAGCAAACATTTGTGGAAAATTTCCCCGCTGACAAGGAAGAAAAGTTCAAAAATATGGATATTGAAACCTATCATGGTGGGGCAAAGTTTGTTTCCCAAAATGAAGTCAAGATAGCAGATACAGTCCTTAAGGGCAAACACATCCTGATTGCACCCGGCTCAGTGCCCCGAAAAATCGGAATTAAAGGCAAAGAAAATCTGATTACAAGTGAGCAATTTCTCAATCTCGATGAATTGCCCAGTAGAATTGTTTTTGTGGGCGGTGGATATATTTCGTTTGAATTTGCCCATATCGCTGCACGTACGGGAAGCCAGGTAACTATCTTACAAAGAAGTGAAGTACTCAAACACTTTGACAGGGACATGGTCAAATTGCTGGTAAAAGCTTCCCAGGAAGCCGGCATAAATGTCAATACAGGTATCTCTGTCAGCTCTGTTGAAAGTACTTCAGCAGGATATACTGTGAATACCAGGGATAGTGAGGGCAAAGACTCGCGGATTGAATGTGACCTGGTAGTCAACGGTTCCGGCAGGGTTGCAGCCCTTGAAGGAATGGAACTTGAAAGAGGTAATGTTGAAACTAAAGATGGATTCGTGGAGACAAATGAGTACATGCAAAGTGTCTCCAATCCTTACGTATATGCAGCCGGCGATTGTGTAAAGCCGGGAGCTCCTTTAACCCCTGTTGCAAGTTTGCAGGGAACTACTGCAGCAGACAATATAATAAAAGGAAATGTCAAGACAGTGGATTATACCGGAATTCCTTCCACAGTATTTACCCTTCCTCCTCTCTCAAGTGTAGGTGTTAGCCTGTCCGAATCTACTGAAAAGTATGAAGTCCTGATCCATGATCGCAGCCATTGGTATAACAGCAGGCGCCTGTCGGAAAACTATGCAGCCTCAAAGGTCATCATCGAAAAAGAAAGCCAAAAAATTGCAGGCGCCCACATACTGGGATCCCATTCAGAAGAAGTGATTAATCTCTTTGCAATGGCAATGAGACTTGGACTGACGCTTTCCCAGTTCAAGAGAGTGGTTTATGTGTTCCCCACAGTCAGTTCAGAAATCCAGTCCATGATACGTGAATAA
- a CDS encoding replication factor C large subunit, with amino-acid sequence MTIAQDWAEKYRPTKLADVVGNNKPLQALRDWEEEWEHGVPEKKAAILSGPAGVGKTSAAHALGKEMGWEIIEMNASDQRTAGIIEKVAGSASRMSTLTGIQKRLIILDEADNMHGSADRGGTRAITNVIKKSNQPIILIANDLYALSSTLRSHCVNIKFNSIPQRSVLPALKKICKMEGIICGTGVLEKIAENTGGDLRSAIKDLQATATDKKEIEVVDVTTAERDTKESIFKVLTNVFKGRDPVEAYRATFSLDETPEDLIQWVDENLPNQYLDKDETLSEDLTTAYHNLSRADIYLGRVRLRQNYGLWRYAGFLLSGGTAMAKKHSHSGFRKLQPPSMWRRMGQLRSKRNMRDNIAAKVGLHCNEPIRDCRIDLLRMYGLLLKNEDYAVDAAYSLELDVDEIAYLTESKRVTKKIQKIYDASREMMHEKEDEDIDVFMHAPEKDRGQSTLDSMFSAEKDLAKENQTEGKEKDNPKPAKSQKTLFDF; translated from the coding sequence ATGACAATAGCGCAAGATTGGGCAGAAAAATACCGTCCTACCAAACTGGCAGATGTTGTGGGGAACAATAAACCCCTGCAGGCCCTACGTGACTGGGAAGAAGAATGGGAGCACGGAGTTCCTGAAAAAAAAGCAGCCATATTGAGTGGACCTGCCGGTGTTGGAAAGACATCCGCTGCCCATGCACTGGGAAAGGAGATGGGCTGGGAAATTATAGAGATGAATGCCAGTGACCAGCGGACTGCCGGCATCATCGAGAAGGTGGCTGGTTCTGCTTCCCGTATGAGTACACTTACAGGGATACAAAAACGCCTCATAATACTGGATGAAGCAGATAATATGCATGGCTCGGCCGACAGGGGAGGGACCCGCGCCATTACGAATGTGATCAAGAAATCCAATCAACCTATTATACTCATTGCCAATGACCTGTATGCCCTCTCATCAACTCTGCGTTCTCATTGTGTGAACATAAAATTCAATTCCATCCCCCAGCGCTCCGTTCTGCCTGCACTGAAAAAGATATGCAAAATGGAAGGGATAATATGTGGCACAGGCGTGCTGGAGAAAATCGCTGAAAATACAGGCGGTGATCTCAGAAGTGCCATAAAAGATTTGCAGGCAACAGCAACAGATAAAAAAGAGATAGAAGTTGTGGATGTAACCACAGCCGAAAGGGATACAAAAGAATCTATTTTCAAAGTACTTACCAACGTTTTCAAGGGCAGAGATCCTGTTGAAGCCTACAGGGCAACCTTTTCCCTGGACGAAACACCTGAAGACCTTATTCAGTGGGTAGACGAGAACCTCCCCAACCAGTATCTGGACAAGGATGAAACACTAAGTGAAGATCTAACTACCGCCTATCATAACCTTTCAAGAGCTGATATATATCTTGGCAGGGTGCGATTGCGGCAGAACTATGGACTCTGGAGATATGCCGGCTTCCTTTTAAGCGGAGGAACGGCAATGGCAAAGAAGCACTCACATTCCGGTTTCCGCAAGTTACAGCCCCCTTCAATGTGGAGACGTATGGGCCAACTGCGCTCCAAACGAAACATGAGGGATAACATAGCTGCAAAAGTGGGCTTGCACTGCAATGAACCAATCAGGGATTGCCGTATAGACCTGCTTCGGATGTACGGCCTTTTACTCAAAAACGAGGACTATGCAGTTGATGCAGCATATTCTCTTGAACTCGATGTAGATGAGATTGCTTACCTGACAGAAAGCAAAAGGGTAACAAAGAAAATCCAGAAAATCTATGATGCTTCCCGGGAAATGATGCATGAAAAGGAAGATGAAGATATCGACGTATTCATGCATGCTCCTGAAAAAGACAGGGGACAGTCAACCCTTGATTCCATGTTTTCAGCAGAAAAAGACCTTGCAAAAGAAAATCAAACGGAAGGAAAGGAAAAGGATAATCCAAAGCCTGCCAAATCCCAGAAGACTCTTTTCGATTTTTGA
- the mtxX gene encoding methanogenesis marker protein Mmp4/MtxX → MQKKTDGLLEIIRTRALDNCPRVALGVRNPTSKLIQSAEKAQVEGYARVVLVGDQRDISAIGTNLEVIDTPQPEEVLGSLLASGDVDAAVRGTAKASGTLSHLKEVLGIEKLYRVAFLLTHDNNPFFLAPVGIDEGHSLSDKIELVQRSAAYIRRFGIEPEVGILSGGRMGDLGRDERVDRTLADADFLANRLNDAGIDAKHYTILIEDAIRKSNFILAPDGISGNLIFRSLVFLGGGNGIGAPVLMDRHVFIDTSRVGGHYTLAIMLAAALVSNKREVV, encoded by the coding sequence ATGCAGAAAAAGACAGATGGATTGCTGGAGATCATACGTACAAGGGCTCTTGATAATTGTCCCCGGGTTGCACTGGGTGTGCGCAATCCTACTTCCAAACTGATCCAGAGTGCAGAAAAAGCCCAGGTTGAAGGCTATGCCCGGGTGGTTCTTGTAGGCGACCAGCGTGATATATCGGCAATCGGAACAAACCTTGAAGTGATCGATACTCCACAACCGGAAGAAGTTCTTGGAAGTCTGCTTGCATCCGGGGATGTTGATGCGGCTGTAAGAGGCACGGCAAAAGCCTCAGGCACCCTGTCTCACCTCAAAGAGGTACTCGGCATTGAGAAATTATACAGGGTTGCTTTCCTGCTAACTCATGACAATAATCCTTTTTTCCTTGCACCTGTGGGTATTGATGAAGGGCACTCTCTTTCCGATAAAATTGAACTTGTACAAAGAAGTGCTGCCTATATCCGCAGGTTTGGTATTGAACCAGAGGTTGGCATCCTTTCCGGAGGACGTATGGGGGACCTTGGACGTGACGAACGTGTGGACCGTACCCTGGCAGATGCGGATTTTCTGGCAAACCGGTTAAACGATGCGGGAATAGATGCGAAACATTACACGATACTTATAGAGGATGCCATCAGGAAATCTAACTTCATCCTTGCCCCGGATGGCATATCAGGCAATCTTATCTTCCGTTCACTTGTATTTCTGGGTGGGGGCAATGGAATTGGGGCACCCGTCCTTATGGACAGGCATGTGTTTATTGACACATCCCGGGTGGGCGGCCATTATACCCTGGCCATAATGCTTGCTGCAGCTCTTGTTTCTAATAAAAGGGAGGTTGTATAA
- a CDS encoding tetrahydromethanopterin S-methyltransferase subunit A — protein MDTVSEKWPVTKGDFSAGNPKSCIAVVTLASSVPLFEKAAIWGSCKTENLGAEKVVMNVVSNCNIRYVLLCGGESRGHLAGQTLKALYENGIDEDGRILGSEGAIPFIENLEIETIQRFRQQVELIDRTGLTDIDEIYSIVDNYHDSEKPFEASPISFRKAVRKYKPPESISADILISEKVVMDAFSGLIYEIA, from the coding sequence TTGGATACAGTTTCAGAAAAATGGCCTGTTACAAAAGGAGATTTCAGTGCAGGCAATCCCAAATCCTGTATCGCCGTGGTAACCCTTGCAAGTTCGGTGCCTCTGTTTGAAAAAGCAGCAATCTGGGGTAGTTGCAAAACGGAAAACCTGGGGGCTGAGAAAGTTGTAATGAATGTTGTTTCCAACTGCAATATCAGGTACGTACTTCTCTGTGGTGGTGAATCCCGGGGCCATCTTGCAGGCCAGACCCTGAAAGCCCTTTACGAAAACGGTATTGATGAAGATGGCAGGATCCTGGGTTCAGAGGGGGCGATTCCCTTTATTGAGAACCTGGAGATTGAAACAATTCAGCGTTTTCGCCAACAGGTGGAACTTATAGACCGTACCGGGCTTACTGACATTGATGAAATATACTCGATTGTTGACAATTATCATGATTCGGAGAAACCCTTTGAAGCTTCTCCAATATCCTTTAGAAAAGCTGTCAGGAAATATAAGCCACCTGAATCCATCAGTGCTGATATACTTATCAGTGAAAAAGTGGTTATGGATGCTTTTTCCGGCTTAATTTACGAGATTGCTTGA
- the mtrH gene encoding tetrahydromethanopterin S-methyltransferase subunit H: protein MFRFQKDQKIANIAGVKIGGNPGELPTALAGTIFYEGHDIVEDANEGLFDRKIAEDLLNSQRASSDETGNPCLVHIFGNTEQALSNYIDFVSEITDSPFLIDSPDPLARMAAAEYVSEIGLGDRAVYNSINMTIGEKECKVLKDSDIDSSIVLGFNAMDSGFKGRMQLLESGTSSMDKGLIDISLECGMCNILIDPGITPMGNGSGVSLRITLAAKAKWGLPVGSGIHNAPSSWEWLRDKKKHDPLVFKMCDIASAVMQQAAAGNFVLYGPIENAPYIFPVAAMSDIMIYESAEEFEIEPASSHPFNRLV, encoded by the coding sequence ATGTTCAGGTTCCAAAAAGATCAAAAAATTGCCAATATTGCCGGTGTGAAGATAGGCGGTAATCCCGGTGAACTGCCCACAGCCCTTGCAGGTACAATATTCTACGAAGGACATGATATCGTGGAGGATGCGAATGAAGGGTTGTTTGACCGTAAAATTGCAGAGGATCTGCTCAATTCCCAGCGTGCATCATCTGATGAAACCGGTAATCCATGCCTTGTGCATATATTCGGCAATACAGAACAGGCCCTCAGCAACTATATTGATTTTGTCAGTGAAATTACGGATTCTCCTTTCCTTATCGATTCCCCCGATCCGCTGGCCCGGATGGCTGCGGCAGAATATGTGAGCGAGATTGGTCTGGGGGACAGGGCAGTTTATAATTCCATAAATATGACCATCGGTGAAAAGGAGTGCAAGGTGTTAAAAGATTCAGATATAGACAGCTCCATAGTTCTGGGGTTTAATGCCATGGATTCAGGTTTCAAAGGCAGGATGCAACTTCTGGAGTCCGGTACTTCTTCAATGGACAAAGGCCTGATAGATATCTCTCTGGAATGCGGGATGTGCAATATACTGATTGATCCAGGGATAACTCCTATGGGTAATGGTTCCGGGGTCAGTCTGAGGATTACGCTGGCAGCCAAGGCCAAATGGGGATTGCCGGTAGGTTCGGGAATTCACAATGCTCCTTCTTCCTGGGAATGGCTCAGGGATAAAAAGAAACATGATCCCCTTGTGTTTAAAATGTGTGATATCGCATCTGCCGTAATGCAGCAGGCAGCGGCCGGAAATTTTGTACTTTACGGCCCCATTGAGAATGCACCCTACATCTTCCCGGTGGCTGCGATGTCAGATATCATGATCTATGAATCTGCCGAAGAATTTGAAATAGAACCTGCTTCTTCCCATCCATTTAACAGGTTGGTCTGA
- the ilvD gene encoding dihydroxy-acid dehydratase yields the protein MRSDSIKKGTERAPNRSLLRATGVTDSEMEKPFIAVVNSWTEVVPGHIHLDKVSEAVKAGIRNAGGVPFEFNTIGICDGIAMGHEGMRYSLPSREVIEDSIELMLEGHRLDGMVMITSCDKITPGHLMAAGRLDIPTIVVTGGPMLPGFSGDEPRDLVSVFEGIGEHRTGKATDEQLKVLENVSCAGAGSCAGMFTANTMACMTEALGLSLPGCATAHAVDAKKIHIAKESGERIVAMVDEGLSARKVVSQKSFENAIMVDMAVGGSTNTALHLPAIAHAFDMELPLDTFDRLGRSIPHLIGLRPGGKYHMIDFERAGGVYAIMQRLKSKLNPGEKTITGKTVGENIDEYVIINPAINKKIIQTLDQPLHKEGGLAILKGNLAPEGGVVKQAAVEPEMMQHKGPARVFESEEGAMHAILDNNIKPGDIVVIRYEGPKGGPGMREMLSPTSAIAGMGLADSVALITDGRFSGGTRGPCIGHISPEAMEGGPIGLIEEGDIIEIDIPARKLELLIDEEEMQKRKENFKPLVKEVKGYLARYRKSVSSANKGAIRE from the coding sequence ATGAGAAGTGACAGTATCAAAAAAGGGACAGAGAGGGCACCTAACCGTTCCCTCCTCAGAGCTACAGGAGTTACAGATTCAGAAATGGAAAAACCGTTTATTGCGGTGGTAAATTCCTGGACCGAAGTTGTTCCCGGCCATATTCATCTTGATAAGGTATCCGAAGCCGTCAAGGCAGGTATCCGCAATGCCGGAGGAGTACCCTTTGAATTCAATACCATAGGCATATGTGACGGTATTGCGATGGGGCATGAAGGAATGAGATATTCCCTCCCCAGCAGGGAAGTCATCGAGGATTCGATCGAACTCATGCTCGAAGGCCACCGTCTGGACGGCATGGTAATGATCACATCATGTGATAAAATCACCCCCGGCCATCTCATGGCTGCCGGTCGGCTTGATATTCCGACTATCGTGGTTACCGGCGGACCTATGCTGCCCGGTTTTTCGGGAGACGAGCCAAGGGATCTGGTCTCCGTATTCGAGGGAATCGGGGAACACCGCACCGGCAAAGCCACCGACGAGCAACTGAAGGTACTTGAAAATGTATCCTGCGCGGGGGCCGGATCATGTGCCGGAATGTTTACCGCCAATACAATGGCATGTATGACCGAAGCGCTGGGACTGAGTTTGCCCGGCTGTGCCACGGCCCATGCGGTAGATGCCAAAAAGATCCACATCGCCAAGGAATCCGGAGAACGTATCGTTGCAATGGTGGATGAAGGTTTGTCAGCACGCAAGGTGGTCAGCCAGAAATCTTTCGAGAATGCGATCATGGTAGACATGGCAGTGGGCGGAAGTACCAACACAGCCCTGCACCTGCCGGCTATTGCCCATGCATTCGATATGGAACTGCCCCTGGATACATTTGACCGCCTGGGTCGCTCAATCCCGCATCTCATCGGATTGAGACCTGGTGGCAAATATCACATGATCGATTTTGAAAGAGCCGGTGGCGTGTATGCAATAATGCAGAGATTGAAATCAAAACTCAACCCCGGAGAAAAAACTATCACCGGAAAGACAGTTGGAGAAAATATCGATGAATACGTGATCATAAATCCTGCCATAAATAAGAAGATTATCCAGACCCTTGATCAGCCCCTCCATAAGGAAGGAGGCCTGGCTATACTGAAAGGAAACCTCGCCCCGGAAGGAGGAGTGGTCAAACAGGCAGCTGTTGAACCTGAAATGATGCAGCACAAGGGCCCTGCAAGGGTCTTTGAAAGCGAGGAAGGAGCCATGCATGCAATCCTTGATAATAACATCAAACCCGGGGATATTGTGGTAATACGTTATGAAGGTCCCAAGGGCGGCCCGGGAATGAGGGAGATGCTTTCCCCTACCTCGGCAATTGCAGGCATGGGACTGGCAGATTCAGTTGCCCTCATCACAGATGGCAGATTCTCCGGTGGAACCAGGGGGCCCTGTATAGGCCATATTTCCCCGGAAGCCATGGAAGGCGGACCAATTGGCCTTATCGAAGAAGGGGACATTATAGAGATTGATATCCCTGCAAGAAAACTGGAGCTTCTTATCGATGAAGAAGAGATGCAGAAGAGGAAAGAAAATTTCAAACCCCTTGTCAAAGAAGTAAAAGGATATCTTGCCCGTTACAGGAAATCCGTAAGTTCTGCTAACAAGGGCGCTATCAGGGAATAA
- a CDS encoding radical SAM protein, with product MKVAIIDGYVDEPACFGVPPYISPYIRYIAGALVERGIGRDNISYFTIDGIRNSKKEDLALLGRADLVVILSGMTVPGKYLRSSPITLKEIEYLCRAASGVKVIGGPIRLGYSSEGGMAASALEMADENVFVARQDIEAFVYDIIGSGPCIEDPDNVEHRMRTVGEIGRWAYKGAFIIRRHPDFPNIMCEMETYRGCGRDTHCSFCTEFFYGPSTYRPVEDVVAEAASLYNEGALFFRLGRQPDLFTYHAVDLGDSLLRPDPQALESLYSGIRKVAPELEVLHMDNANPATIATYPDECSKIMKTILKYHTSGDVAAMGMESADPAVIRANNLKAMPDDVFEAVKLMNDIGSIRGSNGLSHLLPGLNFVHGLAGETKKTFGLNYDFLKNILDNDLLLRRINIRQVMPFSGTPAAEQQLPLAKNRKMFLKYKEKVRKDIDLPMLKRVVPEGTILKDVLCEVWGEGSVGTFGRQMGSYPILVGISEKLPLGEFVDVRVTGHGFRSISATVFRE from the coding sequence ATGAAAGTTGCAATCATAGACGGTTATGTTGACGAACCCGCATGTTTCGGAGTTCCTCCTTATATTTCTCCCTACATACGCTATATAGCGGGAGCCCTGGTTGAGCGTGGTATCGGACGGGATAATATATCCTATTTCACAATAGACGGTATCAGGAACAGTAAAAAGGAAGACCTTGCCCTGCTTGGCCGGGCTGATCTTGTGGTTATCCTGTCGGGAATGACCGTCCCCGGCAAATATCTGCGCTCCTCGCCCATCACCCTGAAAGAAATCGAATACCTATGCAGGGCCGCTTCAGGTGTGAAGGTGATCGGTGGCCCTATACGCCTGGGCTACAGCAGTGAAGGGGGCATGGCAGCGTCAGCCCTTGAAATGGCTGATGAAAATGTATTTGTTGCAAGGCAGGACATCGAAGCATTTGTGTATGATATAATTGGCTCCGGTCCTTGCATCGAGGACCCTGATAATGTTGAACACCGGATGCGTACGGTTGGGGAGATTGGCAGATGGGCCTACAAGGGTGCCTTTATAATCAGGAGGCATCCGGATTTCCCGAATATAATGTGTGAGATGGAAACCTACCGCGGATGTGGCAGGGATACACATTGTTCTTTTTGTACTGAATTTTTTTATGGCCCATCAACCTACCGTCCAGTAGAGGATGTCGTTGCCGAAGCCGCCAGTCTTTATAATGAAGGTGCCCTGTTTTTCCGCCTTGGCCGCCAGCCTGATCTTTTCACCTATCATGCAGTGGATTTAGGGGATTCTCTCCTAAGGCCAGATCCTCAGGCGCTTGAATCTCTGTACTCAGGAATCCGGAAAGTGGCTCCGGAACTGGAGGTACTGCATATGGACAATGCCAATCCGGCAACTATAGCCACCTATCCGGATGAATGTAGTAAAATAATGAAGACTATTTTGAAATATCACACATCAGGGGACGTAGCAGCCATGGGTATGGAAAGTGCTGATCCCGCTGTAATCAGGGCCAACAATCTCAAAGCAATGCCAGATGATGTATTTGAAGCTGTAAAATTGATGAATGATATTGGGAGCATAAGAGGCTCCAATGGTCTTTCTCATCTGCTTCCCGGGCTTAATTTTGTCCACGGTCTTGCAGGAGAAACAAAGAAAACCTTTGGATTGAATTATGATTTCCTGAAAAATATCCTGGATAATGATTTGTTGTTGCGCAGGATAAACATTCGCCAGGTTATGCCTTTTAGTGGTACTCCCGCAGCAGAACAGCAGCTGCCTCTGGCTAAAAACCGGAAAATGTTTTTGAAATACAAGGAAAAGGTCCGCAAGGATATTGATTTACCCATGTTGAAAAGGGTAGTGCCCGAAGGTACTATACTTAAGGATGTGCTTTGCGAGGTATGGGGCGAGGGTTCGGTGGGTACCTTTGGCAGGCAAATGGGATCCTATCCGATACTTGTAGGTATCTCAGAAAAGCTTCCTTTAGGTGAATTTGTTGATGTGAGGGTAACAGGTCACGGTTTCAGGTCTATTTCAGCCACAGTATTTCGTGAATGA
- a CDS encoding FKBP-type peptidyl-prolyl cis-trans isomerase, with translation MRKLLFILALTAIILISGCSTPAEVAEEGDNVTVDYVGEFENGTVFDTSIEEVALEEGIHNPARPYEPLGFTLGGEGMIKGFDSAVQGMAVGEEKTVQLSPELAYGPYKEELIRAVPLDDLPNKTTPYQIGDRLSTAYGQQVVIVDVNDTAAMIDFNHPMAGETLKFNITLVSIEE, from the coding sequence ATGAGAAAACTACTATTTATTTTAGCACTCACCGCAATTATTCTCATAAGTGGCTGCTCTACTCCTGCTGAAGTTGCAGAGGAAGGAGACAATGTCACCGTTGATTATGTTGGTGAGTTCGAAAACGGTACGGTATTTGATACTTCCATAGAAGAAGTTGCCCTGGAAGAGGGTATTCACAACCCTGCCAGACCATATGAACCTCTGGGATTTACCCTGGGAGGGGAAGGGATGATCAAAGGTTTTGACAGTGCAGTCCAGGGAATGGCTGTCGGGGAAGAAAAGACAGTGCAACTTTCACCTGAACTGGCATATGGCCCCTACAAAGAAGAACTTATCAGGGCAGTACCCCTTGATGATTTGCCCAATAAAACGACACCATACCAAATAGGCGACAGGCTTTCAACCGCTTATGGCCAGCAGGTAGTTATTGTTGATGTCAATGACACCGCTGCAATGATTGATTTCAATCATCCTATGGCCGGTGAAACACTGAAATTCAACATTACGCTGGTTTCCATAGAAGAATAA
- a CDS encoding sugar phosphate nucleotidyltransferase has protein sequence MKACIMCGGKGTRIRPLTFDRPKPNIPIINKASVVHLVEQLAKEGFTEIIITLGYMGDQILEELGDGSMFGVHVEYVYEETKLGTAGGVKNAEKYLCDEPFLVVGGDHVMDLELRTMYRFHERNDAIITIGLLSIDDPKEFGIADMDVNNRINRFLEKPGPGEIFSNLASTGIYMCDPEIFKWIPENQPYDFAKDLFPSLMAKDRRINGLLVRGHWTDVGNPAAYRQAQRWMLESMPGTTIEGHFNTKDSRINGPLKIGNNVVIGSNTAVVGPVVLGENTTIGDNVLIGPYTTIGSNCVIKDGCRILSSYIFNDVTIGSNCNTSGTVLDNNTVVGQNCSLENGTVIGPRVHIGNNSTIHSNVKIWPDLTIKSGSIIQENLLNPDYG, from the coding sequence ATGAAAGCCTGTATTATGTGTGGAGGAAAGGGGACCCGAATTAGGCCTTTAACTTTTGACAGACCAAAACCAAATATTCCAATCATCAACAAAGCATCAGTGGTACACCTTGTGGAGCAACTTGCAAAAGAGGGATTCACTGAAATAATTATCACCCTGGGCTACATGGGTGATCAGATACTGGAAGAACTGGGCGACGGCAGCATGTTTGGTGTCCATGTTGAATATGTGTATGAAGAAACAAAACTGGGCACAGCAGGAGGTGTGAAAAATGCCGAGAAATACCTCTGTGATGAACCGTTCCTGGTTGTTGGTGGGGACCATGTCATGGATCTTGAACTCCGTACAATGTACAGGTTCCATGAGCGCAATGATGCAATCATTACAATCGGTCTGCTATCCATAGATGACCCAAAGGAATTCGGTATCGCGGATATGGATGTGAATAACCGGATAAATCGGTTCCTTGAAAAGCCCGGACCTGGAGAAATATTCAGCAATCTTGCAAGCACGGGTATATACATGTGTGACCCGGAAATCTTCAAGTGGATTCCGGAAAACCAGCCCTACGATTTTGCCAAGGACCTATTCCCATCACTGATGGCAAAAGACAGAAGAATCAATGGTTTGCTTGTGCGAGGGCACTGGACCGATGTGGGCAATCCGGCAGCTTATCGCCAGGCACAGCGCTGGATGCTTGAATCGATGCCGGGAACTACCATCGAAGGTCACTTCAACACCAAAGATTCCCGTATCAACGGACCACTCAAAATCGGCAACAATGTAGTTATCGGTTCCAACACAGCAGTTGTGGGGCCAGTTGTACTCGGTGAAAACACAACAATAGGTGACAATGTCCTGATCGGTCCATATACGACGATTGGTTCGAACTGTGTCATCAAGGACGGCTGCAGAATCCTTTCATCCTACATATTCAATGATGTGACCATAGGAAGTAATTGTAACACTTCGGGTACTGTACTTGATAACAATACCGTGGTTGGCCAAAACTGCAGCCTGGAAAACGGGACTGTAATAGGCCCAAGAGTACATATAGGGAACAATTCGACTATTCATTCCAATGTAAAGATATGGCCGGACCTGACAATCAAAAGTGGGTCCATAATACAGGAAAACCTGCTTAATCCTGATTATGGTTAA
- a CDS encoding PolC-type DNA polymerase III family protein yields MVEHNKINGKLSMEKEEKVIAILLTMAILSLAVAYVTYFPNSFNKTGEQPLTDSTEVGKTVTIEGTLYSKETTFNGNHLILQIDYNSDLLTVFIPEDNGAMNIDSRINVGDKLRIKGEVDEYKGEQEIIVENENDIKKM; encoded by the coding sequence TTGGTCGAACATAATAAAATAAACGGGAAATTAAGCATGGAAAAGGAAGAAAAGGTAATTGCGATTTTGCTGACAATGGCGATATTATCCCTGGCTGTAGCATATGTCACCTATTTTCCCAACTCTTTTAACAAAACAGGCGAACAGCCCTTAACAGATTCTACAGAAGTAGGAAAAACTGTGACAATCGAAGGAACCCTCTACAGTAAAGAAACCACATTCAATGGAAATCACCTGATTCTTCAGATAGATTATAATTCCGATTTGCTAACTGTATTTATACCGGAAGATAACGGTGCAATGAATATAGATTCAAGGATAAATGTCGGGGATAAATTAAGGATAAAGGGAGAAGTGGATGAATATAAGGGGGAACAGGAAATCATAGTGGAAAACGAAAACGATATCAAGAAAATGTAA